The Poriferisphaera corsica DNA segment TGAGTATGTGGTGAATATGAAGGATGGCGGGAGGTTCTATGCGAATTCGCTACGGATGTCGGACAAAGTTGTGGGTATGGAGATTAGTCTGACGGGGCAGGGTGAACGAAGTGTTGAGGTTCCGCTTGAGATGGTGGGTGAGATTGATGTTTTGAAGAGTGGGTTTCGGTTGGCGTACTTGAGTGAGATGGATGTGGTGGTTGAGGAGCCATCGGTTGTCTTTGGAAAATCATATCGGCATGAGATCAGTCAGCGGGTGATGAAGTTGCATGCTCCGTTGAGTTTGCGGTTTGACTTGCCACGGGGTGTGGTGAGGTTGGGCGGGATTGTTGAGTTGGATGAGGATGAGGATGTGCCACAGCTTGCGGGTTGGGCGGACATGAATGTGGTGTTTCGTGGGAATGGTTACGAGAAAAAATATCGGTTAAACGGCGAGGCGCGTCGGCATGATATTGAGGTGAATCTGGAGGGTAAGCGTGAGGTGTTTGTGGAGCTGGATGAGGGGTTGAATGGGCCGGTATTGGATCGGATGCGGTTGCTGGATGCAAAGCTGCTGATCAGGGTGAGGCGTGAGGATACGACACGGACGGGTATGATGGAATAAGCTGAATTTTGGCTGTGTTATTGGGGATAAGCAATTGTGGGCGAAAGATTAACAGAAAATTCATTGACATTTGAGGCGGGGTGGTGTGTATTCAATAGAATGAGAGGTGAGGAAGGGGCAAGGGTATTGCGTGTTGGTAGATGGGGCAATTTTGACAGATCGATTGAAGAGGAAGCGAGAATCGCGAGATGACGATGAATCAAGATGTGACGCCGATTTCGAAAACGGAGAGCAGTGTTCCGACGAAGGAGCAGGAAGCGGTTCGTGCGGAACGGGCGAAGTTTTTTAATCGAGAATCGTCGTGGCTTGAGTTTAATAAACGTGTGCTATATCAGGCGTTGGATCCGAGGACGCCTTTGTTGGAGCGGGTTGGTTTTTTGGCGATTTTTACTTCGAACTTGGATGAGTATTATCAGAAGCGTGTGGGTGGGTTGAAGCGACAAATTGGTTTGGGTATCACGACGCGTACGCCTGATGGTTTATCGTCAGAGGATTTGTTGGCGTTGATTCGTGAACGTGTGCTTCCGATGTTAAAAGAGCAGGCGGATTGTTATGAGAAGATTATCAGGCCGGCGCTTGCGAAACACGGGATCCATATGTTGGATTGGGAGGAGTTAACGGAACGTGGTAAGGCGCTGGCGGAGGAATATTTCAGACGGAATTTATTTCCGGTGCTGACGCCGATCGCGGTTGATCCGGGGCATCCGTTCCCGTTTATCAGTAATTTGAGTACATCGTTGGGTGTGATGTTGCGAGCGCCTGGTGAATCGGTTGCTGTCAACGAAGATGCGATTGATCCGGATGAGGTTGGTTTACAGTTTGCTAGAGTGAAGGTACCCGCGGTGTTGCCGGGATGGATTCCGTTAAAAGATCCAGATCAACCTCAGAATAAAGAGTTGCCAGACGATGAGTATCGATATATCAATCTGAACGATTTGATTACGCACAATCTTGATGATTTGTTTTATGGGATGGAGATTGTGGAGGTTGAGCCGTTTCGGATTACACGTAATGCGGATGTTGAGCGAGATGAGGAAGATGCGGAGGATTTGCTTGAATTGATTTCGCAGGAATTGCGAGATCGCCGGTTTGCAAAAACGGTTAGGTTGGAAGTATCGGATGATCCGTATCGGCCTATATATCAGGTGATCACGCAGCAGTTAGGTTTAGGTAAAGATGATGTGTATGAGATGCCGAGCCTGCTTGACTATACGGATTTATGGACGATTCATGGCTTGAATAAGCCGGAGTTGAAGTACAAGCCGTGGAAGCCGCAAACGCCGCCGCGATTAGCGGATGAAGATGCGGATATTTTTAGTGTCATCAAAGCTGGTGATATTCTTGTACATCATCCATATGAATCGTTTACATCAAGTGTTGAGCGGTTTATTAAAGCAGCGGCACAAGATCCGAATGTGGTGACCATTAAGTTAACGCTCTATAGGACGAGTAAAGATTCGCCATTCTTGCCTGAGCTGATACGTGCTGCGGAAATGGGCAAGCAGGTTGTGGTTTTGGTTGAGCTTAAAGCGCGGTTTGATGAAGAGCGGAATGTGCAGATTGCGCGGCAGCTTGAACAAGCGGGTGTGCATGTGGTGTATGGTGTGGTTGGTTTAAAGACGCATACGAAAACTGCGCTTGTCGTCAGGCATGAAGAAGATGGGATGCGGTGTTATGCTCACATCGGGACAGGGAACTACAACTCGAAAACAGCAAAGCTTTACACTGATTTGGGAATCTTTACATGTGATCCACGTCTAACCAATGATTTGGTTGAGATGTTCCACTTCTTGACAGGTCGAAGCTTAAAGAAAGATTTTAAACACTTACTCATTGCACCGGTCAATATGCGGCGGCGATTTATCGAGAAGATAGAACGAGAGATAGAGTATTGTGATGCTTGGCATGAACGGGGTGCGGATCCTGAGGATAAAAACAGACCTACCATTATTGCGAAGATGAATAGTCTTGAGGATCGGACGATTATTGAGAAGTTGTATGAAGCTTCGCAAGCAGGTGTAAGGATAAAGCTTATTGTTCGCGGGTTCTGCTGTTTGCGGCCGGGTGTTGAAGGTATGAGTGAGAATATCACGGTGACATCGATCATAGGCAGATTCTTGGAGCATTCTCGGATTTATTTTTTCCAGAACGATGGATCGCCTGAGTATTACATTGGTTCTGCAGACTGGATGTATCGCAACTTAAATAATCGTGTTGAGTGTATTGCGCCGGTATATGATCTGAATCTACAGAAACGTTTGAAACAGATTATTGATGTTTGTTTGGCGGATCAGCGGTCTGCATGGGATTTGCAGCCGGATGGGTCATATATTCATCGTCAGCCTGATCCGGATCGACCTGAAACAGCAATCGGTACGATGCAAACATTGATGGATGTTACGATGCAAGATGTCAATAAGACGTTATTGAAGTAACGAATGATTAGAATGTAAAAAGCCGCCTATTAAGGCGGCTTTTTTTGTTGGGTATATTTGTAAAGCTAATTGCTGTTGACACGCTCTTCCATGAGTAGTGCGTTTTGAATTTTTGAAATCATTTTGTCTTGCAGGTTTTTGATTTGGTATGCTTGCACGGGCGGCTTCACGTTATTGAAAAGGAAACTGAACGCAATGGTGCGTGATATTTCGGGATTTTGTGGTGAGGGATAAATGTAGTAACCGCTAACCGTGACAACGCCGGTGAGGTAGCCGGTTTTACCGAAGACCCAATGACCTTTGTTGAGATCACGGAAACGTTTGCGAAGTGTTCCGGCGGCTTGGCGTTCATTTAAGTTAGTTTTGCCAGCGTATGCGAGAGATTCGCGATACATGTCCATTTTTTCAGGGTCTTCGTACATTGAGCTGAGAAGCTGAACGATCATATTGCTTGATATGCGGTTGGAGCGTGAAAGTCCGCTGCCATCAGAGATTTGTGCGGTACTTGCGGTAGGGCCAACGAGGTTACGCAAGAAGTAACGCATTGCGGCAGCACCGTTATTCCAGCTACCGGGTTCGCCGGTGATTTTGTTGCCGATGCGCTTGAAGAGTGATTCCGCATACAAATTTACAGAATCCTGATTGGTTCTTGCGAGGACAAGTGGGAGTGTGGTGCGAATGACATGAAGGACCTTGCCAGTAGGAAGTGCATCAATAATATCAGGTCGTACGATTTGATCGACAGTGATATTTCTCTTTGTCAATTCACTGATTAGATAGCGTGAGAAGAAGATTGCTGGTTCATGAACGGTAATCTGAACGGGTTTGGTGAATGCGTTTTTAACGGTACCGTGAAAGGTCAGCTCATTACGATCAGGTGGGCGGCTAATCCAGAAACGATCGTGCTTACCGGTTTTTGCTCTGTTGCTGGTTGTTAGAAACGGCGCATCAGGAAAAATGAGAACGCGCGGTTCTTGCGCGAGATATCTGCTTGGGATGGGTGTAACATCGATGCAATTGAGGTAAAAATTAAGACCGCTGATTTCCGCACCGTAGTGGTTAAGGAGATCGTTTTTTTCCCAATCTGGGTGGGTAAGTTGGTAATCAAAGATGCGGTCATCAAGATACAGATTTTGAAAGTGTGTTTGGCCGGAATCAACGATGGCTTTGATCCACATATCGAGGATATCTTCGATGCCAAGATTGTGCTCTCGAAGGAGGATGGGATCACAAAATGCGGGGTCGCCATCACCTTTAATGATCAATGAGGGCAGATTGCCGTTTTCGTTTTCAATAAGACGTAGTTCGGTCCCAAAAACAAAGTCAGTGCCAAGGATATCAATTGAAGCGGCGGTGGTGAGGAGCTTCATATTGCTGGCGGGCATTAGGAGGAGTTCAGAATTAATCTGCGCAAGGTACTGATTGTAATCCAGATCCTTGACGGTGATGCTGTATTGTGTGTCGCCGAGGTTACTGGTTTGGATAAGGTTTCGGAGTGGGCTTTCGATATCGATTGCATGAGCGTTACTGCAAAAAAGTAGCACGGGAATCAACAAATACTGATAAGCACGCTTAAAATGAAGCATGAAAACCTCTTCGCTATATCGAGTCTCGAATCATCTGTAAACAACACAAACATTGCACGGGTTACGTTAAGAAAGCACTGCTTAATGGGATAAATCGTGCAATGATAAAGTTACACGAAATTGTGAGTTTTCGCATCTGTGAGCGTTGAAAAAGAAATGATGTTTCTCAGATCATGAAGAGTCAGGTAGTGGATAGGATAATAATGCCGCCGACGGTAAGCAGCATACCGATGACGATTTTTATGGTGATGGGGTCGCCGTCAATCGTAATCGCGAGAATTGCTCCGAAAAGTGGTGCGGTGAATGCGACAGGCATGACTCGGGGGAGTTGACCATTTTTGATTGCAGCATAGAAACAGAGCATGCCAATCGTACCTGCCAGAACACCGCCGCCCAGCACCATTAGAGACAATGATTTAAAGCCAGCTTGAGGAATTTCTTTCCACTGAGGATAGCTGAGAACCGAGAGAATCAATAATGCGACACCCGTACGGATAAATGAGCCAACCTGTGGTGTAAGGTTGCCTGCTTGTAAGCCTTTTTTCTCAAAATAGCCGCCGACACCCCATGCAATCGCAGTGAGGATGGCATAGATCATGGCAAGCATATCATATCCCTGGATTTTGGGTTTTAGAGCGTTTTGTGTAAATATCTGCCGCGTTGACCAGTGGGTCGTTGCGATAAAAAAGCATCCTCAATGTAACTGCTGCTGTTCGTGACATTGGTTTACACGGCAATTAATGATGCAAGCTGCTCTAGTTATATTACTATTCGTTGATTAGCTTATGAGGAGACCCAGACCCAAGCTTCATCCATTTCATCTGATGTAAAGTGTTTTACTTCGCCGTGCATAATGAGGTCGGTTAGTTTGGCCATATGCGCTTGCCATTTCTTGTCACCGACCATCGCAATACGCTTAAATTTTGACCAGTGTGATACGTCAAATTTCAGATCTTGAAACAACGCGGCAAAGCTAGCGCCTTCGTAATGCTTGAGATAGACAAGAATACGTAATTCACCAGTATCTTCGATGAGTTGCTCGCAGATTGGGATAATACGGCGGTAGTCATCTGCATGTAGTTTGCCATCTATACTGAAGCCAATGGCATTATCGACGCCATCACGTTGAATTGGATCAATCATGGTTTACTCGCTTTCTATCAATGGGCACGACGAATCGTAGGATCGAAAAGCGCATGAATCCTATTTTGCGATCGTTAATCCTATGGTGCTGATAATCTTATGATTAAGTTGTTTAGAAATGCGATTTTATTCAGACGGGTTAAGAGTGATATCGTAAACCGCTTCATATGCGCGGTGCATGGCTTGTTGTGTGAAGTTTTGGCGAAGATGTTCGTTGCCCGCTTGACCCATTCGAGATCGGAGCTTTTCAGATTGAAGTAATCTCAAGATGTGATTAGCCAATTGTTTGTGGTCTTGTCTGGGAGCAAGTAACCCGGTGGTATCGTGTTTGACGATTTCAGCGTTGCCGCCGACATCGGTCGCGGCGATTGGCTTATTTGCCGCACATGCTTCTAATAATGTGACACTGATGCCTTCACTTAGGCTCGATAGCGTGAATACATCCGCAGCAGCGAGCACTTGATCAACGTCTTCACGGACACCTTCGAATTGAATGCGGTGCTTAATGCCCAATTCTTCTGCAAGTTGCTCCATGCGGGGTTTAAGCTCACCATCTCCGATCAAGATAAGTTTGGCATTGGGTTCTTGTTCCAGAACCTGCTTGAATGCGCGTATGCTGGTCTCATGATCTTTGACTGGGTGGAAACGAGCCACTTGCATAATGACTAAGTCTTGAGGTTGCAGGTTCAGCTTATTACGTGCCTCAGATCGATTGCTGCCTGCGAATTGGTCGGGGTTTATGCCGTTATAGATCACATCAATGTGCTTGTAACGGATTCCCTCATTTTCGATCAAGGCGCGGCGAATGAATTGGCCTACTGCGGTGACCTGATCATGTTTTCTTAGCAAGAAACGATTGGCGATTAAGCGTTTGGTACTTGCGATATCTGGATAGTTCCTGCCGTGCTCGGTGAAGATAATGGGCGGGGTGCTGCGAAATAGTCCTCGTGAGGCAGAAGCATAGAAGAAGGGGGTGTATTGATGAGCGTGGAGAAGATCGATTTTATGTTCTAGTGTGAGCTTGCGGATTTTCTTTGCAACACGCATGTCGATGCCCGGTTTGCGGCCAAGCTCAATGACTTCAAACCCTTCGCTTTGTAATTGCTCACCAAGTTGGCCGATTCCGTCGAGGCAAATAAAAGTGAACGCCCAGCGGTGCTTTAACTCTCGCGCCAAGCCAGCAGCAAGCACCTCAGCTCCGGCAAATTGGAGCTGATGTAGCACGTGTCCGATTCTGGGTTTTCTCTCTCGCATGAATTAAATCATTGGGTTGTCTGCTCAGATGTTGTCACGAAAGTGACGTATCGCGTTTGAATGCAGGTAAATCCCACTAAGCAGTTGTATAAATAAACACGGATTCTTACATAAGACCTGCATGTTGCTAATGGTATTATCGGTTACTTGTATGCGCTGACAAGACATATCTCACCGTTATATATGTACTTATCGGTATCCACGGATTGTGCACAGCTTTTTAAGTATTAGAATAACTAATGTTATGTTTTATTGACATTAACAGAGCTAATGATATACTTCTACTCATGCAGACGTTGCGCTTGTTCTATGATGTAGCACGCTGCCACAGCTTTTCACAAGCTGCAGCGATGCACAGTATTACCCAGTCTGCAGCCAGCCAGCGTATCAGCCAGCTGGAGAAGCGACTGGGGGTAGTGCTGATCGACCGCTCGGTGAGGCCGTTAGCCTTGACCGAGGCGGGACAGACATTCCTTGAAGGGTGTGCGGGGATTATTGACAAGTACGACAAGCTGGCCGCTCAGGTGGCTCTAATTAAAGAGGACCCTGTCGGCACGGTGCGCGTTGCCTCGATTTACTCAGCAGGTATTGATCTGCTTGGGCGCATCGCAGATCAGTTTCATATTGAGCACCCACGGATCAACGTGGAGATTCAGTACACCAAGCCCGACGATGTTTATCGATTGGTTGAGGAGAATGAGGCTGACTTTGGCATATTGGCGTACCCGCAGAGCTGGCGAAAGCTAGGCATCATTCCGTTGCGTGACGAGATCATGGCTGTGGTTTGCAATCCGAAGCACCCGTTGGCTCAACTCAAAGAGGTTACCGCTGAGGTCTTAACGGCCTACAACATGGTGACATTCGATACTAATCTGCCCGTTGGACGTGCTCTGCACCGATACCTGCGAGAGCGGGGTGCGAGGCCTCGGATTGTTTCGACCTTTGATAACATTGATACGATAAAAAATGCGGTCGCGTTAACCGACGGCATTTCAATCCTACCAGGACGCACAGTTCTTCATGAAGTTGAAGCTGGCGTCCTCTCAACCATTCGCCTGCTGCCTCAAATGGTTCGACCGATGGGTGTGGTCTACCGGCGAAAACACAAAACGCAAAGCGCATCCTTTGCCCCAGCTGTTCAGCAGTTCGTTGATTATCTGCTCGAACAGGCAGGGCCCGACAGTGATCCCGCCCATGAATGGATCGCAGACAGCCAGCTTGCTGGCACATGACATTGTGATCGACGGACCGATTCATAGCTGACGTTTTGCCGCCCTAACCGAACACGATTCGGCAGGGCTTTATCTCCAACTGTCAGCAACGCAATCACTCAGCCAACTCATGATTCAATAATCGGCTCATAGATTTGCTTATTCAGTACCCCGTGCACGACTCGCACTAACGTATCTATATAGATGCAGGGATGGAACGATGAAGAAGGAATGGGACATGGAATATCTTGAACAACAGCCGATCGGCTTCCCAGAAAAGCAGGGTCTATACGACCCAGCCAATGAACAAGACTCATGTGGTGTGGGTTTCATTGCTCAGCTTAAAGGCAAAGCCTCGCACGATATCGTAATCGATGCCCTTGAAATGCTTCACCGCATGGACCACCGCGGTGCTTGTGGTTGCGAACCTAACACCGGTGACGGTGCTGGCATTCTCACTGCTATCCCACACGCACTATTCAATCGTGAATACAAGCAGGCGGCAGGCAAAGATCTCCCCGCACCCGGTCACTATGCAGTCGGTATGTTCTTCCTCCCACAAGACGAAGAAAACCGTGCGGCTTGTAAGAAGATCGTTGAGAAATATATCGCTGAGCATAACCAGACGCTTCTCGGCTGGCGTGCTGTACCCATTTCTGCAGACAACGCAGACATCGGCCCGTCCGCTCGCAAGACCGAGCCATTTGTCGAACAGGTTTTCATCGGCGCATCCACCGGTGAGTTCGGTGCTGACTGCGATCATGATCAAAATGCATTCGAGCGTGAACTCTACACCATCCGTAAACAAGCTTTCCACGACATCAAGAAAGCGGGCGTTGACGATGGCATGTTCTATGTCCCATCGCTCTCATCCAAGATCATCACCTACAAAGGTCAGCTCACCAGCTACCAGGTACCTCAATACTACGCAGACTTGCGTGACCCTGACTACACCTCGCATCTAGCGATGGTGCACTCACGTTTCTCAACCAATACTTTCCCATCATGGGATCGTGCTCAGCCGCTCCGCTGGATGAGTCACAACGGTGAAATTAATACGCTTCGTGGTAACTCCAATTGGACTAAAGCGCGTCAAGGTCTCATGAAGTCCGAACTCTTCGGCGAGAACCTCGACTTGCTTATGCCGGTCATCGACCCGACGACTTCTGACTCCGGCACATTTGATAACGTACTTGAGCTTTTGATCCTGTCTGGCCGTTCACTCCCAGAAGCGGTCATGATGATGATCCCTGAAGCTTGGGAAAATCACGAGTCGATGTCACCATCCAAGCGGGCCTTCTACGAGTTCCACGCCAACCTCATGGAAGCATGGGACGGCCCAGCCTCTGTCGTCTTTACAGACGGCACCTACATCGGCGCTACCCTCGACCGTAACGGTCTACGTCCTTCACGCTATTACGTCACCAAAGACGATCGCGTCGTCATGGCCTCCGAAGTCGGTGTTGTGCCAGATATCCCAACCGATCAAGTGGTTGCGAAAGGTCGTCTCCAGCCCGGTAAGATGTTCCTCGTGAACTTCAATGAAGGCCGCATTATTGCTGACGAAGAGCTTAAGTCTCAGATCGCAACCACTCGCCCTTATGGCCAGTGGCTTCAAGATCAGCGCATCGAGCTTTCATCTATCCCCGGCACAGATCGTGATCTCGACGTTAACCGTGTTGGACAAGATGAAATCCTTGAAAAACTTCAAGCCTTCGGCTACACAACCGAGCATCTCAACATGCTCCTTCGCCCCATGTGTCTCGATGGTAAAGACCCCATTGGCTCTATGGGTAACGACACCGCGCTTGCCGTTCTTTCCGACAAGCCGCGTCTATCCTATGAATACTTCAAGCAACTTTTCGCTCAGGTCACCAATCCGCCGATCGACTCGATCCGCGAAGAAATCATCATGTCCCTCCAGACCTTCGTAGGTCCGGAAGGCAATGTGCTTGATACGACTGAAAAGCAAGCTCATCGCATTCACCTTCCACAGCCGATCCTGTCTAATGCAGAGTTAGATGCGTTGAAAGATGTGGATCATCGTGGTTTCAAAGCGAAAACAATCGACATAACTTTCCACGTTGCTTCCAGCGACGAGGAAAACACCGCAAATATGGTTGCCGCAATTGATCGTATTTGTGAAGAAGCACGTCAAGCGATTGCAGACGGCTATCAACTTATTGTTCTCTCTGATCGTGCGACTAGCCATGACCGTGTGCCCATCAGCTCTCTGATCGCTGGCGGAGCGGTTCATCATCACTTGGTCAACCACCAACAACGTACACAGGTTGGCATCGTGCTCGAATCCGGTGAGGCTCGTGAAGTACACCACTTCTGTCTCCTCATCGGTTACGGTGTCGACGCCATCAACCCATACATGGCCTTCGAAGCCATCTTCAAAATGCGTGATGAAGGTTTCATCGATCCCGATGCACTCACTGCTGAAAAAGCGGTCGCCAACTACATCAAAGCAGTCGGCACCGGCATCCTCAAAGTCATGTCCAAGATGGGCATCTCCACCGTTGCTTCCTATAAAGGTGCTCAGATCTTCGAAGCCATCGGTCTACACGACGAAGTCATCACTCGCTGTTTCAACGGCACAGCCTCTCGCCTCCAAGGTGCAGGCTTTGACATTATCGCAGCCGAATCCAAACGTCGTCACGCACTCGGCTTCCCACGACAGAAAACCGTTAAGCTCCCCACTCTTCCTAACCCCGGTGACTACCACTGGCGGGCCGGCGGTGAGAAGCACCTCTTCAACCCACAATCAATCGCGAATCTTCAAGCAGCTGGGCGGACAAACTCGCGTAAGGCCTACGAAGATTACGCTGTCATGATGAACGATGATGCGAAGACCCGTTCAACCTTGCGTGGCCTCTTCAAGTTCAAGTTCGATCAATGCAACGAAATCCCTATCGACGAAGTGCAACCCGCACAGGAAATCGTCAAACGTTTCCGTACCGGCGCGATGTCCATGGGCTCACTTTCTAAAGAAGCTCACGAAACACTTGCTGTTGCTATGAACCGTATCGGCGCCCGATCAAATTCTGGCGAAGGCGGCGAGGATATCGCTCGCTTCAAGCCATCACCCGATGGTGACCTTCGTCGTTCTGCTATCAAGCAGATCGCCTCAGGCCGCTTCGGTGTCACTTCTCACTATCTCTCCAATGCGGATGTCCTTCAGATCAAAATCGCCCAAGGTGCTAAGCCCGGCGAAGGTGGTCAGCTCCCCGGCTTCAAAGTCGATCAAGCCATCGCCTCACTCCGCTACTCCACCCCAGGCGTCGGCCTCATCTCCCCACCACCTCACCACGACATCTACTCCATCGAAGACCTTGCGCAGCTCATCTACGACCTCAAAAACTCAAATCCATATGCTGACGTTTCCGTCAAGCTCGTCTCCGAAGTCGGTGTCGGCACAATCGCCGCTGGTGTTTCCAAAGCACACGCTGACCACATCCTCATTTCCGGCCACGACGGCGGTACCGGTGCTTCACCGCTTACCTCCATCAAACATGCCGGTCTCCCATGGGAACTTGGTCTCGCAGAAACTCATCAAACGCTCGTGCTCAACGACCTCCGCTCGCGTGTCCGTCTCGAAACTGACGGCGGCCTCAAGACCGGTCGTGATGTCATCATCGCTGCCATGCTCGGTGCTGAAGAGTACGGTTTCTCAACCGCACCACTCATCACACTCGGCTGCATCATGATGCGAAAGTGTCACCTCAACACCTGCCCTGTCGGTATCTGTACGCAAGACAAAACATTGCGTAAGAAATTCAAAGGCACACCCGAAAACGTCATCAACTTCCTCTTCCTCGTTGCCGAGGAAGCACGTGAAGTCATGGCCAAGCTCGGCATTCGCACCATCGATGAACTCATCGGCCAAGTCCAGCTTCTCGACACACGAGATGCCGTCGATCACTGGAAAGCAGATGGCCTCGATCTCACACCAATCCTCACACCCGCAAACAAGCCACACGACAACGTCGGGATCCGCAAACTTGTCCAACAAGATCACGCTCTTGAAGAAGTACTCGATCGTGAACTGATCAAGCAAGCCATGCCTGCGCTCAAGAAAGCTCAGTCCGTTACTTTCGATCTGCCAATCGAGAACATCAACCGTACCGCCGGTGCCATGCTCTCCAACCAGGTTTCTCGTAAGTACGAAGCAGCCGGCCTGCCAGCCGACACAATTACCGTGAACTTTAATGGTTCAGCCGGTCAGTCTTTCGGTGCGTTCCTCGCACCAGGCATCACCTTCAACCTCGAAGGCGACGCCAACGACTACGTCGGCAAGGGCCTCTCAGGCGGACGTGTTGCTATCTTCCCACCGAAGAATGCAACCTTCCAAGCTGAAGACAACATCATTGCCGGCAACGTCTGCCTTTATGGTGCAACCTCAGGTGAAGCATACTTCCGCGGCGTAGCCGCCGAACGTTTCTGTGTCCGTAACTCAGGCGCCAAAACCGTCATCGAAGGTGTCGGCGACCACGGTTGCGAATACATGACCGGTGGCCGCACCGTCATCCTCGGCCCAACAGGCCGTAACTTTGCCGCAGGCATGTCAGGCGGGATCGCATACATCTACGACCCCGAAAATAACTTCCTGCATAACTGCAATCTCGGCATGGTC contains these protein-coding regions:
- the gltB gene encoding glutamate synthase large subunit, yielding MKKEWDMEYLEQQPIGFPEKQGLYDPANEQDSCGVGFIAQLKGKASHDIVIDALEMLHRMDHRGACGCEPNTGDGAGILTAIPHALFNREYKQAAGKDLPAPGHYAVGMFFLPQDEENRAACKKIVEKYIAEHNQTLLGWRAVPISADNADIGPSARKTEPFVEQVFIGASTGEFGADCDHDQNAFERELYTIRKQAFHDIKKAGVDDGMFYVPSLSSKIITYKGQLTSYQVPQYYADLRDPDYTSHLAMVHSRFSTNTFPSWDRAQPLRWMSHNGEINTLRGNSNWTKARQGLMKSELFGENLDLLMPVIDPTTSDSGTFDNVLELLILSGRSLPEAVMMMIPEAWENHESMSPSKRAFYEFHANLMEAWDGPASVVFTDGTYIGATLDRNGLRPSRYYVTKDDRVVMASEVGVVPDIPTDQVVAKGRLQPGKMFLVNFNEGRIIADEELKSQIATTRPYGQWLQDQRIELSSIPGTDRDLDVNRVGQDEILEKLQAFGYTTEHLNMLLRPMCLDGKDPIGSMGNDTALAVLSDKPRLSYEYFKQLFAQVTNPPIDSIREEIIMSLQTFVGPEGNVLDTTEKQAHRIHLPQPILSNAELDALKDVDHRGFKAKTIDITFHVASSDEENTANMVAAIDRICEEARQAIADGYQLIVLSDRATSHDRVPISSLIAGGAVHHHLVNHQQRTQVGIVLESGEAREVHHFCLLIGYGVDAINPYMAFEAIFKMRDEGFIDPDALTAEKAVANYIKAVGTGILKVMSKMGISTVASYKGAQIFEAIGLHDEVITRCFNGTASRLQGAGFDIIAAESKRRHALGFPRQKTVKLPTLPNPGDYHWRAGGEKHLFNPQSIANLQAAGRTNSRKAYEDYAVMMNDDAKTRSTLRGLFKFKFDQCNEIPIDEVQPAQEIVKRFRTGAMSMGSLSKEAHETLAVAMNRIGARSNSGEGGEDIARFKPSPDGDLRRSAIKQIASGRFGVTSHYLSNADVLQIKIAQGAKPGEGGQLPGFKVDQAIASLRYSTPGVGLISPPPHHDIYSIEDLAQLIYDLKNSNPYADVSVKLVSEVGVGTIAAGVSKAHADHILISGHDGGTGASPLTSIKHAGLPWELGLAETHQTLVLNDLRSRVRLETDGGLKTGRDVIIAAMLGAEEYGFSTAPLITLGCIMMRKCHLNTCPVGICTQDKTLRKKFKGTPENVINFLFLVAEEAREVMAKLGIRTIDELIGQVQLLDTRDAVDHWKADGLDLTPILTPANKPHDNVGIRKLVQQDHALEEVLDRELIKQAMPALKKAQSVTFDLPIENINRTAGAMLSNQVSRKYEAAGLPADTITVNFNGSAGQSFGAFLAPGITFNLEGDANDYVGKGLSGGRVAIFPPKNATFQAEDNIIAGNVCLYGATSGEAYFRGVAAERFCVRNSGAKTVIEGVGDHGCEYMTGGRTVILGPTGRNFAAGMSGGIAYIYDPENNFLHNCNLGMVELEKLDQPEDQSEVRTLIENHLKYTGSPVAEKILNDWDNATANFVKVMPIDYKRVLKEQKLAAVATAAHDDMPSYG